A stretch of the Taeniopygia guttata chromosome 3, bTaeGut7.mat, whole genome shotgun sequence genome encodes the following:
- the RIPPLY2 gene encoding protein ripply2: MSRGRRGLRAAQRPPPAIKASGPAGGSDRRAAADRRRMEGGCPLSAALPPQGYSPLSSSRCGGRPGPALTALSSPRSPAPLWRPWVPAPGEAARRGGPCPAAPHSPGELAEASRKLAQYTHPVRLFWPKSKCYDYLYQEAEALLKNFPVQATISFYEDSDSEDDEDQLEQDSRTESGC, encoded by the exons ATGAGCCGGGGGAGGAGGGGGCTCCGCGCCGCgcagcgcccgccgccggctATAAAAGCCTCCGGGCCCGCGGGCGGCAGCGACAGGCGAGCGGCCGCGGACCGGCGGAGGATGGAGGGCGGCTGCCCGCTCTCGGCAGCGCTGCCCCCGCAGGGCTACTCgcccctctcctcctcccgGTGCGGGGGGCGGCCCGGTCCCGCGCTGACGGCCCTGTCCTCGCCCCGCAGTCCTGCGCCTCTCTGGAGACCGTGGGTGCCCGCGCCGGGCGAggcggcccggcggggcggccccTGCCCCGCAGCG CCTCACAGCCCCGGCGAGCTGGCGGAAGCCTCCCGAAAGCTGGCGCAGTACACGCACCCTGTCAG ACTATTTTGGCCCAAATCAAAGTGCTATGATTACTTGTATCAGGAAGCTGAAGCACTTCTGAAAAACTTCCCAGTTCAGGCTACAATTTCCTTTTATGAAGACTCAGACAGTGAAGATGACGAAGATCAACTGGAACAAGATTCAAGAACAGAATCAGGTTGCTGA
- the CYB5R4 gene encoding cytochrome b5 reductase 4 isoform X1, with product MLNVPPSAFPAPGSQQRAAAGARSKVPLKPGRSLMDWIRLTKSGKDLTGLKGRLIEVTEDELSKHNRKEDCWICIRGFVYNVTPYMEYHPGGEDELMKAAGTDGTDLFDQVHRWVNYESMLKECLVGRMAVKPVAAPKEISSAVSEDKKQLNGVLPDKKVLASSAKDLSPAYDWFQTDSLITIVIYTKQKDMNADLVIVDCQDKQLRGEIIMDDHSYLIEVGLDHAVSEDVAVNIAEKVGKVEIILNKKDKVHWKMLGQPCEGHNTFIKRTDRGLFYRKCKLISKTEVTHDTKLFCLMLPKGTHLRVPTGQHVYLKHIIAGTEVVKPYTPVLPFLPLDFQEPPCHDGVHIYLMIKIYSHGLFTQALDHLQIGDYISVSNPEGNFKKSQVQTSEDLLLLAGGTGFTPMVKLLNFALTEVSCLRTVKLIFFNKTEHDILWRNQLEQLALKDERFEVQFVLSQPSKDWVGKQGKISLSLLSEFVKRTRRDSKVLICICGPVPFTEQGVQYLKDLGYSQEEIHAFTA from the exons aTGCTCAACGTGCCGCCCTCGGCCTTCCCCGCGCCCGGCTCCCAGCAGCGAGCGGCAGCGGGTGCCCGCAGCAAG gTACCTTTAAAACCAGGAAGGAGTCTTATGGATTGGATTCGGCTAACTAAAAGTGGGAAGGACTTGACTGGTTTGAAAGGGAGGCTGATTGAAGTTACTGAAGATGAGCTCTCTAAACACAACAGAAAGGAGGATTGCTGGATATGTATAAGAG gATTTGTATATAATGTCACGCCATACATGGAATACCATCCAGGTGGTGAGGATGAACTAATGAAAGCAGCAGGAACTGATGGTACAGATCTCTTTGATCAG GTTCATCGTTGGGTCAATTACGAATCAATGCTGAAGGAATGTCTTGTTGGGAGAATGGCTGTCAAGCCTGTTGCTGCTCCAAAAG AGATCTCTTCTGCTGTGTCTGAAGACAAGAAACAGCTTAATG GTGTGCTTCCTGATAAGAAAGTACTGGCTTCTTCTGCTAAAGATTTAAGTCCAGC ttaTGACTGGTTCCAAACAGATAGTTTGATCACAATTGTCATATATACTAAGCAGAAG GACATGAATGCAGACTTGGTGATAGTTGACTGTCAAGACAAACAATTAAGGGGAGAAATCATCATGGATGACCACTCATATCTTATAGAAGTTG GCTTGGATCATGCAGTTTCAGAAGATGTGGCAG tAAATATTGCTGAAAAAGTAGGGAAAGTAGAAATTATCTTAAATAAAAAGGATAAGGTCCATTGGAaaatgctgggacagccctgtgAGGGTCATAATACTTTCATTAAACGCACAGACAGAG GACTATTCTACAGAAAATGCAAGTTGATTTCTAAGACAGAAGTTACCCATGACACCAAACTCTTCTGCCTAATGTTGCCTAAGGGAACACATCTTCGTGTTCCCACTGGACAGCATGTTTACCTAAAACACATTATTGCAG GGACAGAGGTAGTAAAACCATACACACCTGTGTTGCCTTTTTTGCCACTGGATTTCCAAGAACCACCTTGCCATGATGGTGTGCATATATATTTAATGATTAAAATTTATTCCCATGGACTGTTCACACAGGCACTTGACCACCTACAAATTG gagACTATATTTCTGTCAGCAATCCTGAAGGCAACTTCAAGAAGTCACAAGTTCAAACTTCAGAAGATCTCCTTTTATTGGCAGGAGGCACAGGTTTCACACCAATGGTTAAGCTACTGAATTTTGCTCTGACTGAAGTTAGCTGTCTCAG gacAGTGAAACTGATCTTCTTCAACAAAACTGAGCATGACATACTCTGGAGAAACCAACTAGAGCAATTAGCTCTTAAAGATGAAAG GTTTGAGGTTCAATTCGTTCTTTCACAACCATCAAAAGACTGGGTAGGTAAACAAGGGAAGATTTCTTTATCTCTACTGTCTGAGTTTGTGAAAAGAACCAGAAGAGACTCCAAAGTGCTTATCTGCATCTGTGGTCCAGTACCTTTTACAGAACAAGGAGTACA ATATCTGAAGGACCTTGGATACTCCCAAGAAGAGATACATGCTTTTACTGCATAA
- the CYB5R4 gene encoding cytochrome b5 reductase 4 isoform X4, which produces MCSIFIFGGVLNTSFLETFLGKHTWTKVALTNVPLKPGRSLMDWIRLTKSGKDLTGLKGRLIEVTEDELSKHNRKEDCWICIRGFVYNVTPYMEYHPGGEDELMKAAGTDGTDLFDQVHRWVNYESMLKECLVGRMAVKPVAAPKEISSAVSEDKKQLNGVLPDKKVLASSAKDLSPAYDWFQTDSLITIVIYTKQKDMNADLVIVDCQDKQLRGEIIMDDHSYLIEVGLDHAVSEDVAVNIAEKVGKVEIILNKKDKVHWKMLGQPCEGHNTFIKRTDRGLFYRKCKLISKTEVTHDTKLFCLMLPKGTHLRVPTGQHVYLKHIIAGTEVVKPYTPVLPFLPLDFQEPPCHDGVHIYLMIKIYSHGLFTQALDHLQIGDYISVSNPEGNFKKSQVQTSEDLLLLAGGTGFTPMVKLLNFALTEVSCLRTVKLIFFNKTEHDILWRNQLEQLALKDERMTKYL; this is translated from the exons ATGTGTTCGATCTTCATCTTTGGAGGGGTTTTGAACACTTCTTTTCTAGAGACCTTTCTTGGAAAGCATACTTGGACTAAAGTCGCATTAACAAAT gTACCTTTAAAACCAGGAAGGAGTCTTATGGATTGGATTCGGCTAACTAAAAGTGGGAAGGACTTGACTGGTTTGAAAGGGAGGCTGATTGAAGTTACTGAAGATGAGCTCTCTAAACACAACAGAAAGGAGGATTGCTGGATATGTATAAGAG gATTTGTATATAATGTCACGCCATACATGGAATACCATCCAGGTGGTGAGGATGAACTAATGAAAGCAGCAGGAACTGATGGTACAGATCTCTTTGATCAG GTTCATCGTTGGGTCAATTACGAATCAATGCTGAAGGAATGTCTTGTTGGGAGAATGGCTGTCAAGCCTGTTGCTGCTCCAAAAG AGATCTCTTCTGCTGTGTCTGAAGACAAGAAACAGCTTAATG GTGTGCTTCCTGATAAGAAAGTACTGGCTTCTTCTGCTAAAGATTTAAGTCCAGC ttaTGACTGGTTCCAAACAGATAGTTTGATCACAATTGTCATATATACTAAGCAGAAG GACATGAATGCAGACTTGGTGATAGTTGACTGTCAAGACAAACAATTAAGGGGAGAAATCATCATGGATGACCACTCATATCTTATAGAAGTTG GCTTGGATCATGCAGTTTCAGAAGATGTGGCAG tAAATATTGCTGAAAAAGTAGGGAAAGTAGAAATTATCTTAAATAAAAAGGATAAGGTCCATTGGAaaatgctgggacagccctgtgAGGGTCATAATACTTTCATTAAACGCACAGACAGAG GACTATTCTACAGAAAATGCAAGTTGATTTCTAAGACAGAAGTTACCCATGACACCAAACTCTTCTGCCTAATGTTGCCTAAGGGAACACATCTTCGTGTTCCCACTGGACAGCATGTTTACCTAAAACACATTATTGCAG GGACAGAGGTAGTAAAACCATACACACCTGTGTTGCCTTTTTTGCCACTGGATTTCCAAGAACCACCTTGCCATGATGGTGTGCATATATATTTAATGATTAAAATTTATTCCCATGGACTGTTCACACAGGCACTTGACCACCTACAAATTG gagACTATATTTCTGTCAGCAATCCTGAAGGCAACTTCAAGAAGTCACAAGTTCAAACTTCAGAAGATCTCCTTTTATTGGCAGGAGGCACAGGTTTCACACCAATGGTTAAGCTACTGAATTTTGCTCTGACTGAAGTTAGCTGTCTCAG gacAGTGAAACTGATCTTCTTCAACAAAACTGAGCATGACATACTCTGGAGAAACCAACTAGAGCAATTAGCTCTTAAAGATGAAAG AATGACTAAGTATCTGTGA
- the CYB5R4 gene encoding cytochrome b5 reductase 4 isoform X3 produces the protein MCSIFIFGGVLNTSFLETFLGKHTWTKVALTNVPLKPGRSLMDWIRLTKSGKDLTGLKGRLIEVTEDELSKHNRKEDCWICIRGFVYNVTPYMEYHPGGEDELMKAAGTDGTDLFDQVHRWVNYESMLKECLVGRMAVKPVAAPKEISSAVSEDKKQLNGVLPDKKVLASSAKDLSPAYDWFQTDSLITIVIYTKQKDMNADLVIVDCQDKQLRGEIIMDDHSYLIEVGLDHAVSEDVAVNIAEKVGKVEIILNKKDKVHWKMLGQPCEGHNTFIKRTDRGLFYRKCKLISKTEVTHDTKLFCLMLPKGTHLRVPTGQHVYLKHIIAGTEVVKPYTPVLPFLPLDFQEPPCHDGVHIYLMIKIYSHGLFTQALDHLQIGDYISVSNPEGNFKKSQVQTSEDLLLLAGGTGFTPMVKLLNFALTEVSCLRTVKLIFFNKTEHDILWRNQLEQLALKDERFEVQFVLSQPSKDWISEGPWILPRRDTCFYCINP, from the exons ATGTGTTCGATCTTCATCTTTGGAGGGGTTTTGAACACTTCTTTTCTAGAGACCTTTCTTGGAAAGCATACTTGGACTAAAGTCGCATTAACAAAT gTACCTTTAAAACCAGGAAGGAGTCTTATGGATTGGATTCGGCTAACTAAAAGTGGGAAGGACTTGACTGGTTTGAAAGGGAGGCTGATTGAAGTTACTGAAGATGAGCTCTCTAAACACAACAGAAAGGAGGATTGCTGGATATGTATAAGAG gATTTGTATATAATGTCACGCCATACATGGAATACCATCCAGGTGGTGAGGATGAACTAATGAAAGCAGCAGGAACTGATGGTACAGATCTCTTTGATCAG GTTCATCGTTGGGTCAATTACGAATCAATGCTGAAGGAATGTCTTGTTGGGAGAATGGCTGTCAAGCCTGTTGCTGCTCCAAAAG AGATCTCTTCTGCTGTGTCTGAAGACAAGAAACAGCTTAATG GTGTGCTTCCTGATAAGAAAGTACTGGCTTCTTCTGCTAAAGATTTAAGTCCAGC ttaTGACTGGTTCCAAACAGATAGTTTGATCACAATTGTCATATATACTAAGCAGAAG GACATGAATGCAGACTTGGTGATAGTTGACTGTCAAGACAAACAATTAAGGGGAGAAATCATCATGGATGACCACTCATATCTTATAGAAGTTG GCTTGGATCATGCAGTTTCAGAAGATGTGGCAG tAAATATTGCTGAAAAAGTAGGGAAAGTAGAAATTATCTTAAATAAAAAGGATAAGGTCCATTGGAaaatgctgggacagccctgtgAGGGTCATAATACTTTCATTAAACGCACAGACAGAG GACTATTCTACAGAAAATGCAAGTTGATTTCTAAGACAGAAGTTACCCATGACACCAAACTCTTCTGCCTAATGTTGCCTAAGGGAACACATCTTCGTGTTCCCACTGGACAGCATGTTTACCTAAAACACATTATTGCAG GGACAGAGGTAGTAAAACCATACACACCTGTGTTGCCTTTTTTGCCACTGGATTTCCAAGAACCACCTTGCCATGATGGTGTGCATATATATTTAATGATTAAAATTTATTCCCATGGACTGTTCACACAGGCACTTGACCACCTACAAATTG gagACTATATTTCTGTCAGCAATCCTGAAGGCAACTTCAAGAAGTCACAAGTTCAAACTTCAGAAGATCTCCTTTTATTGGCAGGAGGCACAGGTTTCACACCAATGGTTAAGCTACTGAATTTTGCTCTGACTGAAGTTAGCTGTCTCAG gacAGTGAAACTGATCTTCTTCAACAAAACTGAGCATGACATACTCTGGAGAAACCAACTAGAGCAATTAGCTCTTAAAGATGAAAG GTTTGAGGTTCAATTCGTTCTTTCACAACCATCAAAAGACTGG ATATCTGAAGGACCTTGGATACTCCCAAGAAGAGATACATGCTTTTACTGCATAAACCCATAG
- the CYB5R4 gene encoding cytochrome b5 reductase 4 isoform X2 has protein sequence MNAVKVPLKPGRSLMDWIRLTKSGKDLTGLKGRLIEVTEDELSKHNRKEDCWICIRGFVYNVTPYMEYHPGGEDELMKAAGTDGTDLFDQVHRWVNYESMLKECLVGRMAVKPVAAPKEISSAVSEDKKQLNGVLPDKKVLASSAKDLSPAYDWFQTDSLITIVIYTKQKDMNADLVIVDCQDKQLRGEIIMDDHSYLIEVGLDHAVSEDVAVNIAEKVGKVEIILNKKDKVHWKMLGQPCEGHNTFIKRTDRGLFYRKCKLISKTEVTHDTKLFCLMLPKGTHLRVPTGQHVYLKHIIAGTEVVKPYTPVLPFLPLDFQEPPCHDGVHIYLMIKIYSHGLFTQALDHLQIGDYISVSNPEGNFKKSQVQTSEDLLLLAGGTGFTPMVKLLNFALTEVSCLRTVKLIFFNKTEHDILWRNQLEQLALKDERFEVQFVLSQPSKDWVGKQGKISLSLLSEFVKRTRRDSKVLICICGPVPFTEQGVQYLKDLGYSQEEIHAFTA, from the exons ATGAATGCTGTGAAG gTACCTTTAAAACCAGGAAGGAGTCTTATGGATTGGATTCGGCTAACTAAAAGTGGGAAGGACTTGACTGGTTTGAAAGGGAGGCTGATTGAAGTTACTGAAGATGAGCTCTCTAAACACAACAGAAAGGAGGATTGCTGGATATGTATAAGAG gATTTGTATATAATGTCACGCCATACATGGAATACCATCCAGGTGGTGAGGATGAACTAATGAAAGCAGCAGGAACTGATGGTACAGATCTCTTTGATCAG GTTCATCGTTGGGTCAATTACGAATCAATGCTGAAGGAATGTCTTGTTGGGAGAATGGCTGTCAAGCCTGTTGCTGCTCCAAAAG AGATCTCTTCTGCTGTGTCTGAAGACAAGAAACAGCTTAATG GTGTGCTTCCTGATAAGAAAGTACTGGCTTCTTCTGCTAAAGATTTAAGTCCAGC ttaTGACTGGTTCCAAACAGATAGTTTGATCACAATTGTCATATATACTAAGCAGAAG GACATGAATGCAGACTTGGTGATAGTTGACTGTCAAGACAAACAATTAAGGGGAGAAATCATCATGGATGACCACTCATATCTTATAGAAGTTG GCTTGGATCATGCAGTTTCAGAAGATGTGGCAG tAAATATTGCTGAAAAAGTAGGGAAAGTAGAAATTATCTTAAATAAAAAGGATAAGGTCCATTGGAaaatgctgggacagccctgtgAGGGTCATAATACTTTCATTAAACGCACAGACAGAG GACTATTCTACAGAAAATGCAAGTTGATTTCTAAGACAGAAGTTACCCATGACACCAAACTCTTCTGCCTAATGTTGCCTAAGGGAACACATCTTCGTGTTCCCACTGGACAGCATGTTTACCTAAAACACATTATTGCAG GGACAGAGGTAGTAAAACCATACACACCTGTGTTGCCTTTTTTGCCACTGGATTTCCAAGAACCACCTTGCCATGATGGTGTGCATATATATTTAATGATTAAAATTTATTCCCATGGACTGTTCACACAGGCACTTGACCACCTACAAATTG gagACTATATTTCTGTCAGCAATCCTGAAGGCAACTTCAAGAAGTCACAAGTTCAAACTTCAGAAGATCTCCTTTTATTGGCAGGAGGCACAGGTTTCACACCAATGGTTAAGCTACTGAATTTTGCTCTGACTGAAGTTAGCTGTCTCAG gacAGTGAAACTGATCTTCTTCAACAAAACTGAGCATGACATACTCTGGAGAAACCAACTAGAGCAATTAGCTCTTAAAGATGAAAG GTTTGAGGTTCAATTCGTTCTTTCACAACCATCAAAAGACTGGGTAGGTAAACAAGGGAAGATTTCTTTATCTCTACTGTCTGAGTTTGTGAAAAGAACCAGAAGAGACTCCAAAGTGCTTATCTGCATCTGTGGTCCAGTACCTTTTACAGAACAAGGAGTACA ATATCTGAAGGACCTTGGATACTCCCAAGAAGAGATACATGCTTTTACTGCATAA